A single window of Coffea eugenioides isolate CCC68of chromosome 7, Ceug_1.0, whole genome shotgun sequence DNA harbors:
- the LOC113777283 gene encoding putative nuclease HARBI1 — protein MRLEVPQFLLLCDLLVHRGYWHAYPSHRVGVHKFVALTLMCLSHDERHRVLTEQFQHSTETIDRHVRRVLRALVQLGRDLDCVGTLDGIHVSAWCRAEIRERVKNQHGDLSQNVLAACNHDMYFVYVRIGWEGNAHDAQILQETLLDPNSSFSMPPQDAVYTNMSGFMVPFRGAQGTHHERVAKTLFNRQHASVGNIIERTFGVLKKRFPILKGPMQNYLIAIQNNIVLTCCTLHNFMRDYVPNDEYFNEETALEAFADAQIAGDEVHRVNPSICRNRA, from the exons ATGCGCTTGGAAGTTCCTCAGTTCCTGCTGTTGTGCGATTTATTGGTTCATCGTGGTTACTGGCATGCATATCCTTCTCATAGGGTAGGGGTTCATAAGTTCGTTGCTTTAACACTAATGTGCCTGAGCCATGATGAGCGGCACCGGGTTCTAACCGAGCAGTTTCAGCATTCAACGGAGACGATTGATCGACATGTTCGCCGTGTCTTACGAGCCTTGGTTCAGCTGGGTCGTGATCTC GATTGTGTAGGAACCTTAGATGGGATCCACGTCTCCGCTTGGTGCAGAGCAGAGATAAGAGAGAGGGTCAAAAATCAGCATGGGGACTTATCCCAGAATGTGCTTGCTGCCTGCAATCATGATATGTACTTTGTCTATGTTCGGATCGGTTGGGAAGGTAATGCTCATGATGCCCAAATTCTCCAAGAAACCTTGCTAGATCCGAATTCGAGTTTTTCAATGCCACCGCAAG ATGCTGTTTACACTAATATGTCGGGGTTTATGGTACCATTTAGGGGTGCACAGGGCACACATCATGAGCGGGTAGCTAAAACTCTGTTCAACAGGCAGCATGCATCGGTTGGAAATATTATTGAGCGAACATTTGGAGTTCTTAAAAAGCGTTTTCCAATACTCAAAGGTCCAATGCAGAACTACCTAATAGCAATTCAAAATAATATTGTGCTTACATGTTGTACTTTGCACAATTTTATGCGCGATTATGTGCCAAATGATGAGTATTTCAACGAAGAAACTGCCCTCGAAGCCTTTGCAGATGCACAGATAGCAGGGGATGAAGTGCACCGGGTCAACCCATCGATATGTCGCAACAGGGCATAG